DNA sequence from the Patescibacteria group bacterium genome:
AACGATTAAAACCATAGCCAGCGAAAGGCTCGATAAATGAAAAAATCTTTTCCGCCAAACCCTCTGACATACCATTGGTTTCAACGCAGCCTTTGATAAATTTTTCTTTTTGCTCGGCTAATAATTTTACAATTTTCTTACCCATCGCCTTACGCAAGACATCGGCGCCAGCCATGGTAAAGCCAGCCAAATCGCGAGCCATCTGCATGACTTGCTCTTGGTAAATCGCGACACCTTTAGTTTTTTTCAAAATCGGTTCTAATTTTGGATGCAGATAGGTCAAAGTCTTGCCATGTTTGCCGGCAATATAATCAGGAATCCACTCCATTGGACCTGGTCGATACAGTGCGACCATGGCAATAATATCTTCAAACTCAGTGGGACGCAATTCACGCAAATAGCGCTTCATGCCACTAGATTCAAATTGGAAGACACCAGTTGTTTCGCCATCGGCAAATAGTTTGTAAGTCTTCACATCATCAAGAGGGATTTTTTCAATATCAATCTCAACATTGGCTGTGCCTTTAATAATACGGATCGCCGATTCAATGATGGTCAAGTTTTTTAAACCCAAAAAGTCCATTTTCAATAAACCCAAATCCTCAACCGGATGTAAGGAATATTGCGACACGATACTACGATCGGTTGAAGATGCATATTGCACGGGCACATTTTCTACCAAGGGGTCCTTGGTAATCAAAACACCACAAGCGTGCGTCGAGGAATGACGGGAAACGCCTTCGAGTCGACGCGCATAGTCAATAATATTTTTGGCCTGCGGATCAGACTTATACATTTGTTTAAATTCATCCACGTCTCGTAAAGCCTCATCCAGTTTCGTAAACATCGGAATCGCCTTGGCCAGTTTATCCATATAGTCATAAGGCGCACCCAAAACACGACCAACGTCCTTGACCGCCGCGCGGGCCGCCATAGTTCCAAAGGTAATAATCTGTGCCACATGATCTTTGCCATACTTATTTTCCACATATTCCAAAACCTCACCACGGCGAGTATCAGCAAAATCAAGATCAATATCAGGCATTGAAACACGGTCAGGATTTAAAAATCTCTCAAATAACAAATCATATTCCAACGGATCAAGATTGGTAATACCAGTTAAATAACAAATCAAAGACCCAGCCGCGGATCCACGTCCTGGTCCAACCACAATCCCCTGGTTTTTGGCCCAGTTTACAAAATCAGCCACAATCAAAAAGTATGATGGCCAACCCATACGTTCCACCACGGACAATTCATAATCCATTCGTTCGCGTATCGCATCACTAACTTCGTTATATTTTTTGTCATATCGCTTACCCAAACCATCCTCGCACAATCTTCGCAAATAACTAGCTTGATCAAATCCTTCAGGCACGTCAAAATGTGGCAATTGCACCTTGCCCAATTCTATCTCCACATTACACATATCAGCAATTTTCACCGTATTCTCGATTGCATCCGGCGTGTCCTTGAAATCCTCGATCATATCCGCGGTAGAGCGGAATGAAAAATCATTTCCCAACTGACACATTCGATTTGTATCCTCTTTTTTCTTTTTGCCCTGCATGCACAACAAAATATCCTGCGCCTCATCATCTTCTTTACGCAAGTAGTGCGAATCATTCGTTGCAACCAGGGGAATATTTAATTCCCGCGAAATCTTGATTAATTCCTGATTTACCAAATCTTGCCCTTCAAGGTCGGGATGATGTTGCAATTCAAAATAAAAATTATCCTGTCCAAAAAGTGTATTATATTCCAAGGCTCGCTCGCGTGCTTTTTCCAAATTGCCAGACCGAATCAAAGTTGGAATCTCACCACCAATACAAGCCGTACAAGCAATTATACCCTCATGATATTTTTCCAAAACTTCCCAGTCGATACGCGGTTTGTAATAATATCCTTCAAGATGAGCAATCGAGGTCAATTTTAATAAATTTTTATAACCTTGATTATTTTTCGCCAATAAAATCAAATGAAAATTTCGCTTCTCATCTGTCCGCGTAATTTTGTCGTGTCGCGACCGCGGTGCTAAATAGGCCTCCACTCCAATAATTGGTTTGATTCCCGCTTTTTTGCATTTTTGATAAAACTCAATTACTCCATACATTACACCGTGATCCGTAATCGCTACCGCTGGAGATCCTTCTTTTTTGACAAAATCAACCAACTCATCAAGTTTGGTTAAACCGTCGAGTAGTGAATAATGAGTATGGACATGGAGGTGGACAAATTTCATAAGGTATTTAATTAATTATTTGATACATTTTTTTAATCTGTTTAGGCCAGTTAAACTCCGCAATCGCTCTCTCTCTGCCCTGCGTACCTAGTTTTTGGCAAAGCTCTTTATTCGTCGCCAAGGTAATAATCGCCTCTTTGATATTTTCCATATTTTCTGAATCAACCAAAACACCTGAATAAGCACCACGGATGGCATCGGCTACGCCACCACTATTACCACCAATTACAGGTTTGCCGGCTAAATTCGCCTCCAGGTAAACGATACCAAAGCCCTCGAAGTCGCCATCGATATTGCGTGACGGCATAATAAATATATCACAAAGCGCCAACCAAGCCCATTTGTCCTCATCGGACAGATTATCTAAATACAAAATATCTGATCCTACTTTTTGACAACTCTTTATATAATCTTCATCAGGACCCTTGCCTGCTAAAACATATTTCGCATTCGGTACGACCTTGTTTACCTCACTCATCACCTCCACAACCTTATCAAAGCCCTTACGCTTGACCAGACGGCCAACACTCAAGAGAACAGTTTTATCTTCTAGGTCATATTCTTTTTTAATTTTTTCCACCAAGGCATCATTGCGCTTAAAGTCATCATTAATTCCCGGATTTACTACATCCACCTTCACCGCGGACACTTCACCAAGAAAGTCCTTCACCATATTAGCTACAAAATTATTGCTGCAAATTATATTTTTTGAATTATTTAAAATTAATTTTGTCAAAAACTTTTTTCTCTTTCGCCTGATTGCAAAAGCAAAATCCATACCATGAATTACCACCGAATAGTCAGTCATAGTAAATCGTGAAACAAGATACGTCACTGTCCCCAATGGCAAAAGATGTCCAACAATAACATGATCTATTTTATTTTTTAAAATATAATAAAACAATTTAAATATACTGGTAATCCATTTAGGATAGACCAATTTCGAGATCAAGCAGCATTGGGTAATTTTTTTATTTACAATTTTTTTCTCAAAATTGGCCATGACAAAAATGTCATCCTGGTCTGGCCAGTGTTTAACTATATTTTCATAGTAATTCGCCACTCCACCCTTAAACGGTGGATATTCTAATGTAAATAATAAAACTTTCATAAATTTCTATTTATTTGCGCGAAAAGGATTGCGCGATACTAAAAACATCTGCTTTGGTAAAACCTCTCATTGCAAATAAGGTAGTCAAATAAACTACTCCGGAAATAGCGACATTAACAAAGATATTTAAATACTGTTTCAAGGCAAAGGCTACGCTCACCATCACAACAACTGATGCTAGGATTTTGAAAAATGTCAGCACATTATTCTTGTATTTATAATCAATAATCTTAACCACCTGCGCCATGCCAAGGACAAACATCAAAAAATTTGTCGCCAAGATTGTAATGCCGGCACCGATGGCCTGATATTGCGGAATCAAAATCAGATTCATGATTACGCTCACCGCCAAACCAATGGCCATATTTCTGGTATTAATTTTTTGCTTGTCGCAGGCATTAAGCAAAGAGCCGATTGGGAAATTTAAAAATATAAACACCACAGAAGCGATAATTATTTGCAGAGGCACAACTGCTTCCACATATTCTGTTTTAAATATTTTTACAATATCATATGCCAAAATCATTACCCCGCCGCTGATCGGCATGGAAATAATCAACAAATAATTAACTGCACGGGAAAAAGAAATCGGCAGTTGCTCGCGATTATTGCGCCAGTACGATGAGAAGGCTGGATACAGCGAAGCTGTAAAAGCCATTGGCAAAAATTGAAGTGCGAAAATTATCTTGAACGGCACCTGATACAACCCGACATATTTCTCCCCGGCCAACCATTGCAATAACACTTGGTCGACATAGGTATACATTCTTTGCAAGATTCCAAAAATAGCAAACGATGATGACGTTACCATCATGCTCCACATCAGAGTCTTATTCCACCTTGGTCGAATATTAATACCAAATCTAAAATAAAGTGTTAATGCTGAATACGTAAAACCAAACAAGCTAGCCAATGCTAAGGCGATAATCAACCAATTTAAGCCGAGCCCAGCGCGCAAGGAAAAGTAGCCAAAAACAAAGACAATGACTTGAAAAATAAAAACACCCACGCTTTCAAATTTCAAATTATGAAAACCGCGCATAACAGCATAAAAGGTAATTGCAAAAGAATCCAAGACCATGCTAATCGAAGACAGATAGATTAAAAATTTTATCACCGGTGAATAGTGAAAAATACTCGCGAGCATTGCCACTAATAAAGCCGAAAAAATAGCCGTTGGAATCTTAATCGCCATCACTGTGCTTAAGAGATTTTGGGCAAATGCTTTTTTGCCGCCATTCTCCTGAGTGGGTGCCTGGTCATTATTCTTGGCCACTTCCCTAGTTAAAAAATTAAAAAGCCCGATATCAATAAAAATTCCAAAAATAGATGTAAATGATATAGCAAAGTAATACCTACCCAGGTCTTCTGGGGACAAAGTTCTGGCCAACATGGCAAAATACGCAAAAGAAACAACCTTTTGCATCACCAAGGCCATCGTATAATAAGATGTATTTTTCGCGATATTATTTATTTTCATTATTTTTATTGTAACATATTATTTTAAAAACACCACCCTCAAAAAAACAAAAAATCTTGTTAAAACAAGACTTTTTTTAACCTAATATTACAAGATAAATTCTACTCCTCAACACCAGCAACTTGACCAGTAATATCTTCCACGGGCACTGTTTGATTGTTTCTAATTTTATCAAAATTCTTCTTAATATATTCCGCCAATTGCTCCTTAGTAACAACTTCTGTTTTTTTTGCGGTCATTATACCCTCAGTCTCATCGACAATATTTTGCATTTTTACAATTTTATTGATTGGGTATTCAAACATTGAATCAATTTTTGAAATTGATTTATTGGTGAAATTGGGAAAAATTGCAGTTGAGAAAAAAGAAATCATTAATACAGACATTACCATCACGCTATAATTCAAAACATTGCCCTGGGGCACATATTCTAATTTTTCTTTAATTAAAATAGAAAATGTTTTTCTTTTTTTATTATGAGTTTTTTTTCTAATTAAGTCTTCTACGTCTTTATGAATATTAACTTTCATATTCTTATAAATCTCATCCCAGCCCTCAAAAGTTACATAATCAACCTGCATCTCTGTATTCTTGCCATCCAAAAATACCTCCATAGTTTTAATTAATTTACTCGCATTCGCTAGTCGATTCTTCACATTGGACTTCTTACCAAAAACATTCTCAGCTTTTTTAACAACTGACTTCTTCGAAGTTTCTACTTTTTTTGCTAGTGCTTTTTCAATTTTCTTAATTGTTTGCTTTGGCAAAACTTTTGCCACGACTGGCTTTGATTTCTGACTCTGAAATTCATTATTCAAGAAATCAATAAACGCTGTACTTTTATTTTTGTCTTTTATCATGGGGATAGATTTGAGTTATTAACAGTTAAGTTCATTATAACATATTTTTGCAAGTGGCACAATATTTTTTTAAACATAAACAAAAACGCTCCTCAACAGAGAAGCGTTTTTAAATTTTATATCTTTTATTTTCTACAATCCCTTAAATTGCACACTCACGGCATCCTTTGTTGCCTGATCTTGCAAAACATTATTAACTAAATAGTCAGCCATTATTTTTGCCTTATCATTCTCGCCGATCTTTTGATAAAGAACAGCTAGGCTGTAGCGAGCATTGGCATGATTTGGGTTACCACCCTGAGTTGGGTCCAGCAGGATACTTAAGAATAATTGTTCAGCAGTGTTTAGGTCGGCATTTCTTTCGATTTTTCCGCCTGCTTGTCCGGCTTGCACGCTTAGGTTTTGCCCATTTGCATCAAGAGCGTTTTGTTGCACCTTTGGATCAACAACGCCGCGATTAAAATAAAGGCGACCTAATTCAAATCTATAATCCAGATTGTCGCGCGCGATCAGATTAGCATTTTTTAATTGCTCAATCGCGTCGTCGATTTTATTTAATTTTTCACTCGCAATCGCCTTGCCATAATATGCTGCGGCCAAATCACCCTTTTTGGCAATTGCTTCATCGTACTTCTTTATCGCTTCTTCGATATAAAATTTCTTTTCCTCGTCAGCAGTTTCAATATTTGACTTAGCCATATTAACTAAAGCCATTCTAAGATATGAGGTTGGATTTTGTGGATCAAGCGCGCTTACCTTTTTATATAATTCTGCCGCTGCATCCAAGGCGCCCCGTGTGTAGAAAGAAGCATTTTCATAAATCAAGGCCAGGGATTCATTATTTGCTGCTTTGTTAGGTGCATACTGTATAGCCTTTTTGCCCTGCTCAATCGCCGTATTTAAGCTGCTCGCCACTTCTGCCTGATCGTTACTACCCATAGCAGCTTTGTTGGCGATAGCCATATAATTGTTTGCAGAATTTATATAATATACATCTTGATAACCAGCCAAGGAAATCGCTTTATTTAATTTTTCATTCTTCTGAGCTAAATCATCAATCATTGATGACTCCTTGGCATAAACATCAGCCATATACATTTTCATACCCATCGTGAACAAAATTACCACTCCAGAACTAACAACCAGGAAGACAGCCGCCAAAGCCAAGGCATACTTTGCTTCGGCTCGAAAAGAAAGACCAACAATTTTGAATTTTTCTGGATACATTTCAATGCCAGACGCAACCGCCAAAATTGAAATTAAGACTGAAAGAATAATTATGGAATTATTTTGCGGAAACAAAAGTGCAAAAAGCACAATTGAAATAAAACTCGCAAACAAACCGACAATAACGGTATTCGCTTCATTGTCTTTACCCTTAATCAATGTCAAAAATAAAATAGAAAGAGAGATTAGCAATAAGACAATAACCATAACTGCACCTGGCACGCCAACAGTAGCTATCAATTCAAACAAGGCGCCGGTTGAACTATCAAAACGCACATTCCAAAGCGGTGACATGTTAAAATTAACATTTTTAAACTTAGAAAAACTATAATCAAATGTAGAAAGACCAGATCCGAAAATCGGATTTTCACGTACAGCTGATTTGGCAATGTCCCAAGAAGCACCACGAGAAAGACTAACCTCAGCTGGTAAATTCAAATTCTTAATTTGAAAATTTCCCATTACCAAGAAAATAATCAGCACTAAAAAAGTTAGCAATGGGATTATTAAATTATTAGTTGAAATCTTGATAATCTTTGCCATAAAAAACATCAACAACACAACCAAGCCAACAACGGGAATCGGCCAGAAGGTAAAACCGTTCAAGATGGCCAAAACTGTCAATGATGAAATTATTGAAATACCAGAAATGGTTTTTATTGCTACTAAAAGGGCTTTTGATGCATTCGGTAATAACTCTTTTGCTTGTGCTGCAACCACTACAAACAAGGGCAAAATCATCACCAAATACATTGTCAAACCAGATAAAGAGCCGATAGGATTAACACCTTGATTATGTGTAAAACCCATAGGCAAGAGATATTTTCCGTTTATTTGTAATAAGGAATAGATGCTCAATAAAAAACCAGAGGTCACAATAGCGCCAAAAAATAATTTAATATTTTTTAAATTAATATTATTTACCACTAAATAAAAAAACAAAGCATACACGATAATAGCAATAAGGCCCTTTGACGAATTTCCGTAAGAACCAATCAAACTATCCTTAGCGCTAATTGAAAAAATAGTAGAAGCACTAAACAAAACCAAAGTTATTAAAATTGGAATGTCCAGGGGTGTTTTTTTAAAAGATAGTTCACCGGCAACTACGCCCTTTGTCACCCAAGCCACAACTCCAACCAAAACTAAAAAATAAAACAAGACAATCTTGTCAAAGCCAAAGCCCTGAGCGGTTAGATTGGTAAAAAATAACGGGATCATGAAAAAAACTAAGGCAATTGAACCCTTGATTATAAGATCTAGGATCATGGTTGCGCCGAATTTATTAACTGATTCCACCCCCCCCAAAGACGATTTTGAATTGATTTTGGCTTCATTCATAAATTTTCTAATATTAACCCCGAGGGATTTTAAATAATTAATATATGTGTATATCTAATTAGATTATATCTAAAAAATTAAATTTAATCAATTTCACCTTGACTATTCTGACTTATAAAAATATTTATCTTGTCCTTAAATATTTGTTCTGAAAAGCTTTCAGCGTGTTTTTTAATTTCACTTGAATTGAACTCATGTTTATCAAAGACATTAATCGCCTCCACCAAGCTCTCTACTGACTGATTATCAAAAAATAATCCCGTTTTTCCACTTATCACCGTTTCGGTAGCTCCCCCTTTTTTATAAGCAATAACTGGTCGCCCTGATGCCATCGCTTCGACAACGGTAATTCCAAAATCCTCTTCTTGTGGATTAATAAAAGCTAGGCAATTACTATACAGTTCAGCTTTTTCATCCTCGCTAACTCGACCAAGAAATTCAATATTATCAGCGCCATTGGCAATACTCTTCAATCGTTCAATATCCACGCCACTACCAAATATTTTTAGTTTCTTGTCTTTTAATTTTTTGAAAGCCTCAACTACGATATCAACCCGCTTATAAGCCGCTAAACGCCCGCCAATTAAGAAATAATCTTTGGATTCATTTGAAATTTTAAAACGACTCAATTCAACCGGTGGATAAATAATTTCAGAATCACGGCGATAATATTTACTGATACGTTTTTGCACTGTTTGAGAATTCGCAATAAATAAATCAACTCGCTGTGCGGCCACAAAATCCCAAATCCGTAATTTATTCAACACCAAGGATATAACTTTCTTGAAATATTTATTGTAAGAAAGTTCATTAATATATTGATGGGTATAATCCCAGAGATATCTCGTCGGCGTGTGACAATAACAAATGTGCAAAGTATCCGGCTTGGTTATCACTCCCTTGGCAAACGCTGAGGCATCGGAAATGACAATATCAAAATCGCTCAGGTCAAAAAACTCAACGGCAATCGGCATGTATTTCAAATACCATTGATAATGTTTTACACCACCTGGTAATTTTTGAATAATAGAGGTTTTTATTTCTCGCCCTTTAAAATATTTATTTACATGCTTTTCTTCATACAATAAAGTATAAATCGGCGCCTCCGGAAACATATCCGCCAACACCTTTAAAACTTTTTCCGCTCCCCCGTCCTGGGCTAGATGGTCATGAACTAAGGCAATTTTTTTGTTTGTAATCATATCTTCTTTCGTCATCCCCGCGAAGGCGGGGATCCAGGTATTATTTAGATTATTCGTTATAATTCTCATCCCAATACCCCTCACCCCGACCCTCTCTCCTCCCAAGGCGGACAGGCCGCCGGGGCGAGGGAGTTTGTATTCCCTCTCCTTTGTAGGAGAGGGTTAGGGTGAGGCAGAAAAGCTACTCTGTCTTTCGACCCTTTAATATCGCAATTGGCGTTCTCAAGAATATTGCTAAATCCAAAAGCAAGGACCAGTTTTCAATATAATAAGTATCCAATTTCACTTCTTCCTCAAAAGTTAAATCACTGCGACCAGAAATCTGTGCCATACCAGTCATACCAGGTTTAATCGTCAAAACTTTTTTGTGATGATGTTCATACTTCGCCACTTCTTCCGGCAAATGCGGACGCGGACCAACCAAGCTCATGTCGCCCTTTAATACTAAAAATAATTCCGGCAACTCGTCTATGCTCCAACGACGAATAAAGCGACCGACGCGAGTGACACGCGGATCATCCTTAATTTTAACCATTGGCCCTTCAGATCGAATATTTTTACTAGCCAACTCCGTATAGCGCAGACTATCCGTCTTCGGTGTCATGGATCGAAACTTAAGATAGTTAAATAATTTACCACCCTGCCCTACACGACACAAAGGACTGTCGTCATCTTTCTTATAAAAGAACACCGGCCCACTCGAATCAATCTTTACCAATAAAGCGGTTACGATTAAAATCGGTGATACTAAAATAATTATAAAAATCGAACCAACAACGTCAAAAGTTCTTTTCGCAATTCTGCCCCAACCCTCCAATGGAGTTTTGATAACTTCTACAATCGGCACACCGGCAATTTCCATCACATCGGTTTTTAGCACTTTGGCATCCAATAAATCAGCCGCATAACGAAACGTAATATGATTTTCATCAGCAAAATCAAACATACGCAAAGTCTCCGCCTTGGATAAGTTCGGATCACATTGAATAATCTCATCAATTTGTCTGAGTTTAATAAATTCTTGCAATTCCTGTGAAGTCTCAATGCTAAAATCTTTCAAACGCTTCACCACATTAATACCTAAGGATTTTCGCGTTGCAAACTCCTGCACCAAAACATCAGCCGTCTTGCTAAAACCAACCAAAACAATATCATGTAAACCGATACCATAGTTAAACAAACCCTTTTGCAACTCACGCATCAAGATGCGATAAAAAGTAATATATAAAATTGAAATAATCCAACCGGCTAAAACAATAAAACGAGAATCAAAAAGTTCTCGTCGTAAAAAAATCATAATCACAATCAGCATCAAACCCGTGGAACACGCCAAGGTAATCTTATAGAATTCCCTAATCACCTTCTTGGTGCTTTTGATATTATAAAGTCCGGCAAAAGCAAAGATAATAATCCAAGCAACGGCAATCAACATCAACACTTTCAAATAATCGGCAAAATTCAAATTAAAAACGACCGGTCTGATTCCTATTGTAAATTCTGAAAATCTAATCTGATATGCGGTAATACCCGCCAAGATAATCATTATAAAATCCAAAGGCACCAAAAGAAACGAGAAAACTAATTCTGATTTTTTCATATATAATAAGACTAACACCAATTCCCCGTCATTCCCGCGAAGGCGGGAATCCAGGCGCCACAATGAGCGGGCGCACGATTATAGAGACTAGTCTTGATAAAATATTGGTTATAAAAATACTTTGTTTAATTTTAATTTTCCTTATATTGAAATCATTGTACGAGGTACCTGGATCCCCGTCTTCACGGGGATGACAGTTGTATTCCAATAATCTTAAGGCAAGCGATAAGCCGGATTCTGTCGTGGGCAACTATTTATCTAAGCCTTGATATTGCTATCAAGATCAAGCGGCACTTCCTGGCTTGCGCCAAGACACGGCCTTGCTCCTTGCAGGGTTTACCACGTCACTCTGTCACCAGAGGACGAATCGAGTGGTCTCGAAACTTTTCACCTTTCATCCCGATTGCTCGGGACTAGTATTGTCTCTGTGGCACTTTCCCTAGAATTACTCCTGGTGGACGTTATCCACTGCAATGTTCGCTCTTGCGAGCGGGAGTCCGGACTTTCCTCCCCGGCCAAAACCGGAGCAACTGCCTACTTACCTTAAAATTATTAAAATCCAAAAAGATGATTAGATTATATCAGAATGGATTTGGAAAGTCAAAAAGGCAAAATCTTGAAAAATAAAAAAAGAAGCTCCATTTCTGAAGCTTCAGGCTGATTTAAAATCAAGTAAATTAACCTTTATTCGATACAAGCTCACGTTTAAGCGCTAAGTCATCTTTTTCTTTTTCTTTTTGACTGTCTTTGAAGAGACTTACGCTTAAAATTGCTGATAACGCGGAAAACGCGAAAGCCAATATAAACGTAACGAGAATGTCTTTTTAATTAAAAATTGCTGCTTGAATGACTGAGATCCTGCCAAACATAAACATCCCGAGAAACATGGCAATTACTGCACCGAATTTAATAAAAAATCTCGCATTATAAGACTTCATCCTCGTTCCTCCATTTTTAATTAATACACACATGTTCTTTCAGTTGAATATCTTTAGCTGGTTTATATGACAGCCAGGTATAAACAAGACTCACGATGAACGAGAACAACATAATCGCCAGTCCAAAAATTTCAAACACTTGCGTATTTCTGCCAAAAACCATTATGCCACGGGGATACAAAGAATTATATCCAAGGAATAAAGGAATACACGCAAAACAAGTTGAAAAAAATACCGCTGAATAATAACGACTCAGAACCCACAAACGTTTTAAAATTTCCTTAAACGTTGCCATGGCGCATTCTCCTTTATAGTAGAGTTTATCTGATATAATCAAAAATATATTTATCAATGAACGAATAACCAATATAGGACAAATTAAATCATTTGTCAATCGAAAATTCCAAAAAAAAGAAGCCCCGAACATTTGGAGCTTCGACTGATTTTTTTTACTTAACCGTCCTCTTTCTTCTGGATTATTTTCCTTCGTGTTGTTTCATTTTCGACAATGCAACCAAGGCCAAATGATATAAAAATCACAAAATACAGCCAACGATGGACATCCCAGTGAAAATAATCAGATA
Encoded proteins:
- a CDS encoding DNA polymerase III subunit alpha, whose product is MKFVHLHVHTHYSLLDGLTKLDELVDFVKKEGSPAVAITDHGVMYGVIEFYQKCKKAGIKPIIGVEAYLAPRSRHDKITRTDEKRNFHLILLAKNNQGYKNLLKLTSIAHLEGYYYKPRIDWEVLEKYHEGIIACTACIGGEIPTLIRSGNLEKARERALEYNTLFGQDNFYFELQHHPDLEGQDLVNQELIKISRELNIPLVATNDSHYLRKEDDEAQDILLCMQGKKKKEDTNRMCQLGNDFSFRSTADMIEDFKDTPDAIENTVKIADMCNVEIELGKVQLPHFDVPEGFDQASYLRRLCEDGLGKRYDKKYNEVSDAIRERMDYELSVVERMGWPSYFLIVADFVNWAKNQGIVVGPGRGSAAGSLICYLTGITNLDPLEYDLLFERFLNPDRVSMPDIDLDFADTRRGEVLEYVENKYGKDHVAQIITFGTMAARAAVKDVGRVLGAPYDYMDKLAKAIPMFTKLDEALRDVDEFKQMYKSDPQAKNIIDYARRLEGVSRHSSTHACGVLITKDPLVENVPVQYASSTDRSIVSQYSLHPVEDLGLLKMDFLGLKNLTIIESAIRIIKGTANVEIDIEKIPLDDVKTYKLFADGETTGVFQFESSGMKRYLRELRPTEFEDIIAMVALYRPGPMEWIPDYIAGKHGKTLTYLHPKLEPILKKTKGVAIYQEQVMQMARDLAGFTMAGADVLRKAMGKKIVKLLAEQKEKFIKGCVETNGMSEGLAEKIFSFIEPFAGYGFNRSHAACYAMIGYQTAYLKAHYPTEFMAALLTADQQHIERLAVEIEEAQRMGIIVSRPDVNQSFEKFTVVKSNFENGELVGKRKSGDMIRFGLGAVKNMGSHIASVLIDERKINGPYKDITDLLERVTDKDLNKKSLESLVKTGALDDFGERGMLLANVDNMLSYNKEMLKNQNSKQTSLFADVLDVGVRSMIRLNSAPAINKQEMLRWEKELLGLYVSDHPFSDYRKELEGIIVPLKRVPEFKDEDQMTVAGIITKIQKIITKTSKSMLFVKIEDDSGGAEVLVFPNLYKTTFSIWTEGKAVIIQGKKSDKDNEIKILANTAAAVSLRNIREVVAKFNSAEYGNKAKSSSHVINQDLRLIFNKTIDAGVLERLRDLFTKYKGENKVIFEIGLNGEKKVIETDFRVANSTFLLTEIRNKVGDAVVMR
- a CDS encoding glycosyltransferase family 4 protein, translated to MKVLLFTLEYPPFKGGVANYYENIVKHWPDQDDIFVMANFEKKIVNKKITQCCLISKLVYPKWITSIFKLFYYILKNKIDHVIVGHLLPLGTVTYLVSRFTMTDYSVVIHGMDFAFAIRRKRKKFLTKLILNNSKNIICSNNFVANMVKDFLGEVSAVKVDVVNPGINDDFKRNDALVEKIKKEYDLEDKTVLLSVGRLVKRKGFDKVVEVMSEVNKVVPNAKYVLAGKGPDEDYIKSCQKVGSDILYLDNLSDEDKWAWLALCDIFIMPSRNIDGDFEGFGIVYLEANLAGKPVIGGNSGGVADAIRGAYSGVLVDSENMENIKEAIITLATNKELCQKLGTQGRERAIAEFNWPKQIKKMYQIIN
- a CDS encoding flippase, whose product is MKINNIAKNTSYYTMALVMQKVVSFAYFAMLARTLSPEDLGRYYFAISFTSIFGIFIDIGLFNFLTREVAKNNDQAPTQENGGKKAFAQNLLSTVMAIKIPTAIFSALLVAMLASIFHYSPVIKFLIYLSSISMVLDSFAITFYAVMRGFHNLKFESVGVFIFQVIVFVFGYFSLRAGLGLNWLIIALALASLFGFTYSALTLYFRFGINIRPRWNKTLMWSMMVTSSSFAIFGILQRMYTYVDQVLLQWLAGEKYVGLYQVPFKIIFALQFLPMAFTASLYPAFSSYWRNNREQLPISFSRAVNYLLIISMPISGGVMILAYDIVKIFKTEYVEAVVPLQIIIASVVFIFLNFPIGSLLNACDKQKINTRNMAIGLAVSVIMNLILIPQYQAIGAGITILATNFLMFVLGMAQVVKIIDYKYKNNVLTFFKILASVVVMVSVAFALKQYLNIFVNVAISGVVYLTTLFAMRGFTKADVFSIAQSFSRK
- a CDS encoding glycosyltransferase, with protein sequence MITNKKIALVHDHLAQDGGAEKVLKVLADMFPEAPIYTLLYEEKHVNKYFKGREIKTSIIQKLPGGVKHYQWYLKYMPIAVEFFDLSDFDIVISDASAFAKGVITKPDTLHICYCHTPTRYLWDYTHQYINELSYNKYFKKVISLVLNKLRIWDFVAAQRVDLFIANSQTVQKRISKYYRRDSEIIYPPVELSRFKISNESKDYFLIGGRLAAYKRVDIVVEAFKKLKDKKLKIFGSGVDIERLKSIANGADNIEFLGRVSEDEKAELYSNCLAFINPQEEDFGITVVEAMASGRPVIAYKKGGATETVISGKTGLFFDNQSVESLVEAINVFDKHEFNSSEIKKHAESFSEQIFKDKINIFISQNSQGEID
- a CDS encoding sugar transferase, with product MKKSELVFSFLLVPLDFIMIILAGITAYQIRFSEFTIGIRPVVFNLNFADYLKVLMLIAVAWIIIFAFAGLYNIKSTKKVIREFYKITLACSTGLMLIVIMIFLRRELFDSRFIVLAGWIISILYITFYRILMRELQKGLFNYGIGLHDIVLVGFSKTADVLVQEFATRKSLGINVVKRLKDFSIETSQELQEFIKLRQIDEIIQCDPNLSKAETLRMFDFADENHITFRYAADLLDAKVLKTDVMEIAGVPIVEVIKTPLEGWGRIAKRTFDVVGSIFIIILVSPILIVTALLVKIDSSGPVFFYKKDDDSPLCRVGQGGKLFNYLKFRSMTPKTDSLRYTELASKNIRSEGPMVKIKDDPRVTRVGRFIRRWSIDELPELFLVLKGDMSLVGPRPHLPEEVAKYEHHHKKVLTIKPGMTGMAQISGRSDLTFEEEVKLDTYYIENWSLLLDLAIFLRTPIAILKGRKTE